One part of the Marmota flaviventris isolate mMarFla1 chromosome 4, mMarFla1.hap1, whole genome shotgun sequence genome encodes these proteins:
- the LOC114094901 gene encoding coiled-coil domain-containing protein 70-like produces MDSSESKRINKKKILQLFSPFCSCAREPSQVKQESPEVGKNLWKANRASREENNIFREDNKSLWRENKALRGESKAFRRDNKLIRERNQLLQEENQVLWELKKTSLEKQKSSRENVKALNTQRKSSRQQKRAREAQLKALKQQEIAFQNEAKALDEEMRSLNQEIRALHHQKKAINMEEQALVKEGIALGKEEEALWKEERALRKENKALREEHSALEEEERALQEEALLLQSWYNFLQKSELNSTTMK; encoded by the coding sequence ATGGATAGCTCTGAATCAAAAcggataaataaaaagaagatactGCAGTTGTTTTCCCCTTTCTGCTCTTGTGCCCGAGAACCAAGTCAAGTCAAACAGGAATCTCCCGAAGTGGGAAAGAATCTTTGGAAAGCTAACCGCGCGTCCAGAGAGGAGAACAACATTTTCAGGGAGGACAACAAGTCCCTCTGGAGAGAAAACAAAGCTCTCAGAGGGGAGAGCAAAGCCTTTCGAAGGGACAACAAGTTAATCCGGGAGAGGAACCAGCTCCTGCAGGAGGAAAACCAGGTACTCTGGGAGCTTAAAAAGACCTCTCTGGAGAAACAGAAATCATCTAGAGAAAATGTCAAGGCCTTGAACACTCAGAGAAAATCAAGTCGGCAACAGAAACGAGCCCGTGAGGCCCAGCTCAAGGCCCTCAAGCAGCAGGAGATCGCCTTCCAGAACGAGGCCAAAGCTCTGGACGAAGAAATGAGGTCTCTGAACCAGGAGATCAGGGCCCTGCACCACCAGAAGAAAGCCATCAACATGGAGGAACAGGCCCTGGTGAAGGAGGGGATTGCActtgggaaggaggaagaggcccTGTGGAAGGAGGAGCGGGCCCTGCGAAAGGAGAACAAGGCTCTGAGAGAAGAGCACAGCGCTcttgaggaggaggagagagcccTGCAGGAGGAGGCCCTACTCCTTCAGTCGTGGTACAACTTTCTTCAGAAAAGTGAGCTCAACAGCACAACAATGAAATAG